A stretch of the Agromyces larvae genome encodes the following:
- a CDS encoding inositol monophosphatase family protein, with product MTTDASSSPFADDLALALELADLADAVSLDRFRAVDLEVRTKPDRTPVTEADLAVERAIRDRLAAVRPDDGVLGEEFGTEGGTTRQWIIDPIDGTANFLRGVPVWATLIALAVDGRPVVGVVAMPALGRRWWAAAGGGAWTVDAPGTTPPTGLADASGNAPRRIAVSSVAELADASLSFQSIAQWREAGYLDRLLSLSQLVWRDRAYGDAWSYMLLAEGLLEIVGEFDVKVYDLAAVVPIVEEAGGRFTSITGDAGPWHGSSLATNGALHDAVLRALASAADG from the coding sequence GTGACCACCGATGCCTCGTCCTCGCCCTTCGCCGACGACCTCGCGCTCGCCCTCGAACTCGCCGACCTGGCCGACGCGGTCTCGCTCGACCGCTTCCGCGCGGTCGACCTCGAGGTGCGCACGAAGCCCGATCGCACTCCGGTCACCGAGGCCGATCTCGCGGTCGAGCGCGCGATCCGCGACCGGCTCGCCGCGGTCCGTCCCGACGACGGCGTGCTCGGCGAGGAGTTCGGCACCGAGGGCGGCACGACCCGGCAGTGGATCATCGATCCCATCGACGGCACCGCGAATTTCCTGCGCGGCGTGCCGGTGTGGGCCACCCTCATCGCGCTGGCGGTCGACGGGCGCCCGGTCGTCGGCGTGGTCGCGATGCCCGCCCTCGGTCGGCGCTGGTGGGCTGCGGCGGGCGGCGGCGCGTGGACGGTGGATGCTCCGGGCACGACCCCGCCGACCGGGCTCGCGGATGCCTCGGGCAACGCGCCGCGACGCATCGCGGTGTCGTCCGTGGCCGAGCTGGCCGATGCATCCCTCAGCTTCCAGAGCATCGCGCAGTGGCGCGAAGCGGGGTACCTCGATCGGCTGCTGTCGCTGTCGCAGCTGGTGTGGCGCGACCGCGCCTACGGCGACGCGTGGTCGTACATGCTCCTCGCCGAGGGGCTGCTCGAGATCGTGGGCGAGTTCGACGTGAAGGTGTACGACTTGGCCGCGGTGGTTCCGATCGTCGAGGAGGCGGGCGGCCGGTTCACCTCGATCACCGGCGATGCCGGCCCGTGGCACGGCAGTTCGCTCGCCACGAACGGCGCCCTGCACGATGCGGTGCTCCGCGCGCTGGCCTCAGCTGCCGACGGGTAG
- a CDS encoding DMT family transporter, whose product MTTSAERSVEPVASVASESSEEPVASVEPVASEEPVPSVESAAPVAAGRALDWRVLFATAVVLVLWASAFIAIRGIGDALSPGALALGRQLVGALALIAVAIWRRPAMPRGRGLVLVIAYGVLWFAGYTLALNVAERHLDAGTTAMLVNIAPLLVALVAGIVLNEGFPRPLIVGIGIAFAGVVVIALGGTGAHGDATGIALGLVAAALYASGVLVQKVALRTTDALAATWLGCAVGAVALLPFLPQLVGEVGQAPPGALAATVYLGIFPTAIAFLLWAWVLQRSTAGATASATLAVPAIVVLLSWLLLGELPTAAGLIGGALCLAGVAWSRRRSRVRRDQGAPDAATAGSGSAASDRR is encoded by the coding sequence ATGACGACTTCCGCCGAGCGATCCGTCGAGCCCGTGGCATCCGTGGCATCCGAGTCATCCGAGGAGCCCGTGGCATCCGTCGAGCCCGTGGCATCCGAGGAGCCCGTGCCATCCGTGGAGTCTGCCGCGCCCGTCGCGGCCGGCCGTGCGCTCGACTGGCGCGTCCTCTTCGCGACCGCCGTCGTCCTCGTGCTCTGGGCATCGGCGTTCATCGCGATCCGCGGGATCGGCGACGCGCTCTCCCCGGGCGCCCTCGCCCTCGGCCGCCAACTCGTCGGCGCGCTCGCTCTCATCGCGGTCGCGATCTGGCGTCGGCCCGCGATGCCGCGCGGTCGTGGCCTCGTGCTGGTGATCGCCTACGGCGTCCTGTGGTTCGCGGGCTACACGCTCGCCCTGAACGTCGCCGAGCGCCACCTCGATGCGGGCACGACCGCCATGCTCGTGAACATCGCGCCGCTGCTCGTCGCGCTCGTCGCCGGCATCGTGCTGAACGAGGGATTCCCGCGGCCGCTCATCGTCGGCATCGGCATCGCCTTCGCGGGCGTCGTGGTCATCGCACTCGGCGGCACCGGCGCGCACGGCGACGCGACCGGTATCGCGCTCGGGCTCGTCGCCGCGGCCCTGTACGCGAGCGGCGTGCTCGTGCAGAAGGTCGCGCTGCGCACGACCGACGCGCTCGCAGCGACCTGGCTGGGATGCGCGGTCGGCGCGGTCGCGCTGCTGCCGTTCCTGCCGCAGCTGGTCGGCGAGGTCGGGCAGGCACCGCCAGGGGCGCTCGCGGCGACGGTGTACCTCGGCATCTTCCCGACCGCGATCGCATTCCTGCTCTGGGCGTGGGTGCTCCAGCGCAGCACGGCCGGTGCGACCGCGTCGGCGACGCTCGCGGTGCCCGCCATCGTGGTGCTCCTGTCGTGGCTGCTGCTCGGCGAGCTGCCGACGGCGGCCGGGCTCATCGGCGGTGCGCTCTGCCTCGCCGGTGTGGCGTGGAGCCGGCGGCGCTCACGCGTCCGCCGCGACCAGGGCGCGCCGGACGCGGCGACCGCCGGTTCGGGATCTGCGGCGAGCGATCGACGGTGA
- a CDS encoding helix-turn-helix domain-containing protein produces the protein MRAREAAAYCGIAYQTLMNLRSLGQGPRGEVHGRLVVFHEDDLDEWKRQYFTREAARDAVKLEHAEP, from the coding sequence ATGCGTGCACGCGAAGCCGCCGCGTATTGCGGCATCGCGTACCAGACGCTGATGAACCTCCGCAGCCTCGGTCAGGGACCGCGAGGCGAGGTGCACGGCCGACTCGTCGTGTTCCACGAGGACGACCTCGACGAGTGGAAGCGGCAGTACTTCACTCGCGAGGCTGCGCGTGACGCGGTGAAGCTCGAGCACGCCGAGCCGTAG
- a CDS encoding DNA modification methylase yields the protein MKSVTLQVLDLPLAELLPFHRNPRRGDVEALKASLERHGQYKPIVVNAGSLTGRPNEILAGNHTFAAAKALGWESMSAVLVDVDEERAAAIVLADNRIADLGGYDDADLLAVLQEAGDLSGTGYSSTDLAALLRELDEPVALTDEDDAPDLAEGDPISAPGDVWQLGVHRLLVGDAADLDGVRAMLDGDVPDAVWTDPPYGVQYVGKTDRRLSIQNDGSFSEAAALVASAMGVVVDVCRPGAPVYVAHPEQGREEFLAAMRAAGVRVRQTFVWVKDSLVLGRSDYHYRHEPVLYGFTPGGSGRLGRGGVRWFGDNKQSTVFEVPRPKRSAVHPTMKPVELIERMLRNSCPPGGTVLDLFAGSGTTMIAAHHLGMIAVLVEFDPRYADVICRRWQEHTGVVPMRNGVEVDFTEAADA from the coding sequence ATGAAATCCGTCACGCTACAGGTGCTCGATCTGCCGCTCGCGGAGCTCCTGCCGTTCCACCGGAACCCGCGTCGGGGTGACGTCGAGGCCCTGAAGGCGTCGCTCGAGCGGCACGGGCAGTACAAGCCGATCGTGGTCAACGCCGGTTCGTTGACGGGGCGCCCGAACGAGATTCTCGCGGGCAATCACACGTTCGCGGCGGCGAAGGCGCTCGGGTGGGAGTCGATGTCGGCGGTGCTCGTCGACGTTGACGAGGAGCGCGCGGCCGCGATCGTTCTGGCGGACAACCGGATCGCGGATCTCGGCGGGTACGACGACGCTGACCTGCTCGCGGTGCTGCAGGAAGCCGGCGACCTCTCCGGCACGGGGTACTCTTCGACAGATCTCGCGGCGCTGCTGCGTGAGCTCGACGAGCCGGTGGCGCTGACCGACGAGGACGACGCGCCGGACCTGGCTGAGGGTGACCCGATCTCGGCTCCCGGCGACGTGTGGCAGCTGGGCGTGCACCGGCTGCTCGTCGGTGACGCAGCGGACCTTGACGGCGTGCGGGCGATGCTCGACGGGGATGTGCCAGATGCAGTGTGGACGGACCCTCCGTACGGGGTGCAGTACGTCGGGAAGACCGACCGGAGACTGTCGATCCAGAATGATGGGTCGTTCTCGGAGGCTGCCGCCCTGGTGGCGTCGGCGATGGGTGTCGTTGTTGACGTGTGCCGCCCCGGCGCGCCGGTGTATGTGGCGCACCCAGAGCAGGGTCGGGAGGAGTTCCTGGCCGCGATGCGGGCGGCTGGAGTGCGGGTACGCCAGACGTTCGTCTGGGTGAAGGACTCGCTCGTGCTGGGCAGGTCCGACTACCACTACCGGCACGAGCCCGTGTTGTACGGATTCACGCCGGGGGGTTCCGGCCGGCTCGGGCGGGGGGGGGTCCGGTGGTTCGGGGACAACAAGCAGTCGACGGTATTCGAGGTGCCGCGGCCCAAGCGCTCGGCGGTGCATCCGACGATGAAGCCCGTCGAGCTGATCGAGCGGATGCTTCGGAACTCGTGCCCGCCTGGCGGGACGGTGCTGGACCTGTTCGCCGGGTCGGGCACGACCATGATCGCCGCGCACCATCTCGGCATGATCGCGGTGCTCGTCGAGTTCGACCCGCGCTACGCGGACGTCATCTGTCGTCGCTGGCAGGAGCACACCGGCGTCGTGCCAATGCGGAACGGTGTCGAGGTCGACTTCACGGAGGCAGCCGATGCCTAA
- a CDS encoding recombinase RecT yields MSDVEVYEPRASVVDLVEKAREMDAAYQIAQKLAPTAFVPASYRGKVAETAAAIVAGAELGLPLMAALRSIDIIDGTPALRAITLRALVIKAGHEIWVEESTSQRAIVKGRRVGSDHVAESTWTMDRAKKAELAGKKNWARYPEAMLIARATADVVRLIAPEVILGLPYTAEEVGDGAFDEPVAGPDASKPAPRRTARRAALPPKQVEPVASVQPKADVVDVEPIAEASAPDPVDASAGRDEREVAAKAREAFEDEAPPFDDVEPDWGGEARP; encoded by the coding sequence ATGAGCGACGTGGAGGTGTACGAGCCGCGCGCGTCGGTCGTGGACTTGGTCGAGAAGGCGCGGGAGATGGATGCCGCGTATCAGATCGCGCAGAAGCTCGCGCCGACCGCGTTCGTGCCGGCCTCGTATCGGGGGAAGGTCGCCGAGACGGCTGCGGCGATCGTCGCGGGCGCTGAGCTCGGGTTGCCGTTGATGGCGGCGCTCCGGTCGATCGACATCATCGACGGGACGCCGGCGCTGCGGGCGATCACGTTGCGGGCGCTGGTGATCAAGGCGGGGCACGAGATCTGGGTCGAGGAGTCGACGTCGCAGCGGGCGATCGTGAAGGGCCGGCGGGTCGGGTCGGATCACGTCGCCGAGTCGACCTGGACGATGGACCGGGCGAAGAAGGCGGAGCTCGCCGGGAAGAAGAACTGGGCGAGGTATCCGGAGGCGATGCTGATCGCGCGGGCCACAGCGGATGTGGTGCGGCTGATCGCGCCGGAGGTGATCCTCGGCCTGCCGTACACGGCGGAGGAGGTCGGTGACGGCGCGTTCGACGAGCCGGTCGCGGGGCCGGATGCTTCGAAGCCGGCGCCGCGGCGGACGGCTCGGCGTGCGGCGCTGCCGCCGAAGCAGGTCGAGCCCGTGGCATCCGTGCAGCCGAAGGCCGACGTGGTCGACGTGGAGCCGATCGCCGAAGCGTCCGCTCCCGACCCGGTTGATGCCTCTGCGGGGCGTGACGAGCGGGAGGTCGCTGCGAAGGCGCGGGAGGCGTTCGAGGACGAAGCGCCGCCGTTCGACGACGTGGAGCCCGACTGGGGTGGGGAGGCACGCCCGTGA
- a CDS encoding site-specific integrase produces MARERIRTEEYGKIRRITWKGKPAADAYYRDSAGNRKRILRTADTWPRAERALKDALKDLFVESESDLTPTSTVAELIDLWWLEWLASKPAVQTVVTYESRKRQIVKGLGGVQLRECTVPRVDRFLKSVKQSKAHRTILRAAFGLAVRHGAMKHNPMHNVASMPAKARSERRAPQAPDAAAVAEMLTLFRAWDRGKDGRGVTRNHPLEDFGKIEFATGARTNEVLALTWDDIDLDAKQPTVTIRATLIQDEHGKVLRQEFPKTENSERRLLLPQFAVEVLLRRRVESYNEKVFPNGRGGWIQDANFRRRWWHEALKGSKYEGIVPKDFRKAVATLVARQMDAKTASRQLGNTETVALKHYIQRAAEGPDATALLESAFRSAVPDVETD; encoded by the coding sequence GTGGCTAGGGAACGTATCCGCACGGAGGAGTACGGGAAGATCCGCCGCATCACGTGGAAGGGGAAACCCGCCGCGGACGCTTACTACCGCGACTCCGCCGGCAACCGGAAACGCATCCTGCGCACGGCGGACACCTGGCCCCGCGCAGAGCGCGCATTGAAGGACGCGCTCAAGGATCTGTTCGTGGAATCCGAGTCCGACCTGACCCCGACCTCTACTGTGGCCGAGCTGATCGATCTGTGGTGGCTCGAGTGGCTGGCGAGCAAGCCGGCCGTGCAAACGGTGGTCACGTACGAGTCCCGCAAGCGCCAGATCGTGAAGGGCCTCGGCGGCGTGCAGCTGAGAGAGTGCACGGTGCCTCGCGTGGACCGGTTCCTGAAGTCGGTGAAGCAGTCCAAGGCGCATCGCACGATCCTGCGCGCCGCGTTCGGTCTAGCCGTCCGGCACGGGGCCATGAAGCACAACCCCATGCACAACGTCGCGTCGATGCCCGCCAAGGCCCGGTCGGAACGCCGCGCCCCGCAGGCGCCCGACGCCGCAGCCGTAGCCGAGATGCTGACGCTGTTCCGTGCATGGGACCGTGGCAAGGACGGGCGGGGCGTGACCCGGAACCACCCGCTCGAGGACTTCGGGAAGATCGAGTTCGCCACCGGCGCACGCACCAACGAGGTGCTCGCGCTGACCTGGGACGACATCGACCTCGACGCGAAGCAGCCCACCGTCACGATCCGCGCGACCCTGATCCAGGACGAACACGGGAAGGTACTGCGCCAGGAGTTCCCGAAGACGGAGAACAGCGAGCGACGGCTGCTGCTCCCCCAGTTCGCGGTCGAGGTGCTGCTGCGCCGCCGGGTCGAGTCGTACAACGAGAAGGTGTTCCCGAACGGGCGCGGCGGCTGGATCCAGGACGCGAACTTCCGTCGGCGCTGGTGGCATGAGGCGCTGAAGGGCAGCAAGTACGAGGGGATCGTGCCGAAGGATTTCCGCAAGGCGGTCGCGACCTTGGTTGCGAGGCAGATGGATGCCAAGACTGCGTCGCGCCAGCTCGGCAACACCGAGACGGTGGCGCTGAAGCACTACATCCAGCGGGCCGCTGAGGGGCCGGATGCGACGGCGCTGCTGGAGTCGGCGTTCCGTAGCGCCGTGCCCGATGTGGAGACCGACTGA
- a CDS encoding replicative DNA helicase: MTADAPAGQRTPPFDEQAERSVLGSMLLSRRALVEVLALVSAEDFWVPRHELVFAAAAALADRGDPVDLVTVSDELTRTGQLERAGGVGLLSEVTSEVPTAANAGWYAEIVRAKAVKRRLIDVGARITQLGFADDEDPAAAIEAARAAVDAAGRERLVEFAPIGAKFGDFVEDLSQKPRFVPTPWREVNEYIGGLRPGCLYVVGARPGEGKTMVGVQIAHELAGTGPVAFSSLEMSTEQLLTRLVAFRGKVHLGPMSRHELSDEDWVKVAGVRHEVQHLPLFIDDRSGVTISQITAFARAVRQQHQRCAGVVVDYLQLVPSQERGRPRWEVVGEHSRQMKILARELDCPVVVLSQLNREPVGRVRRAPTIADLRESGAIEQDADVVLLLQRQLEADDRPGDRLNVHVSKNRHGNTGMRSLLWEGQFARVVSQTWFGGWDPVVPD; this comes from the coding sequence ATGACGGCGGATGCCCCGGCCGGGCAGCGGACGCCCCCGTTCGACGAGCAGGCCGAGCGGAGCGTGCTCGGGTCGATGCTGCTGTCGCGGCGGGCCCTGGTCGAGGTGCTGGCACTGGTATCGGCCGAGGACTTCTGGGTGCCCCGGCACGAGCTCGTCTTCGCTGCGGCCGCCGCGCTGGCCGACCGTGGCGACCCGGTGGACCTGGTCACCGTCAGCGATGAGCTGACCCGTACCGGGCAGCTCGAGCGGGCCGGCGGGGTGGGCCTGCTGTCCGAGGTAACGAGCGAGGTTCCGACGGCGGCGAACGCCGGCTGGTACGCGGAGATCGTGCGGGCGAAGGCGGTGAAGCGGCGCCTGATCGACGTCGGCGCCCGGATCACGCAGCTCGGCTTCGCGGACGACGAGGACCCTGCGGCCGCGATCGAAGCGGCCCGTGCTGCGGTGGATGCGGCGGGCCGGGAACGGCTCGTCGAGTTCGCGCCGATCGGCGCGAAGTTCGGTGACTTCGTCGAGGACCTGTCGCAGAAGCCGCGGTTCGTGCCGACGCCGTGGCGTGAGGTGAACGAGTACATCGGCGGGCTGCGACCGGGGTGCTTGTACGTGGTCGGCGCGCGTCCGGGCGAGGGGAAGACGATGGTCGGGGTGCAGATCGCGCACGAGCTCGCCGGCACCGGCCCGGTCGCGTTTTCGTCGCTGGAGATGTCGACCGAGCAGCTGCTCACCAGGCTGGTCGCGTTCCGCGGGAAGGTGCACCTGGGGCCGATGTCGCGGCACGAGCTGTCCGACGAGGACTGGGTGAAGGTCGCCGGTGTGCGGCACGAGGTGCAGCATCTGCCGCTGTTCATCGACGACCGGTCGGGGGTGACGATCTCGCAGATCACCGCGTTCGCCCGGGCGGTGCGGCAGCAGCATCAGCGGTGCGCCGGCGTCGTCGTGGACTACCTGCAACTGGTGCCGTCGCAGGAGCGCGGCCGGCCACGGTGGGAGGTCGTCGGCGAGCACTCGCGGCAGATGAAGATCCTCGCCCGCGAACTGGACTGCCCGGTCGTGGTGCTGTCGCAGCTGAACCGGGAACCGGTGGGCCGGGTTCGGCGGGCGCCGACGATCGCGGATCTGCGGGAGTCGGGTGCGATCGAGCAGGACGCGGACGTGGTGCTGCTGCTGCAGCGTCAGCTCGAGGCGGACGACCGGCCTGGTGACCGGTTGAACGTGCACGTGTCGAAGAACCGGCACGGGAACACCGGGATGCGGTCGCTGCTGTGGGAGGGCCAGTTCGCCCGGGTGGTGTCGCAGACGTGGTTCGGCGGGTGGGATCCCGTCGTGCCGGACTGA
- a CDS encoding HNH endonuclease — translation MTGVSGHVARLVDDRDQFRCVRCGAFFIVGSRHHRQRRGSGDHTPPNLILLCGTGTTGCHGWVHAHPQRARANGWIVPVENRADPTEIPVLVFPGVWQMLLPDGTTKGIPSSEALELLAVFGLVKTGEVTI, via the coding sequence ATGACCGGCGTCTCGGGCCACGTCGCCCGCCTCGTCGACGACCGCGACCAGTTCCGGTGCGTACGCTGCGGCGCGTTCTTCATCGTCGGATCCCGGCATCACCGGCAACGACGCGGCAGCGGCGACCACACCCCGCCGAACCTGATCCTGCTCTGCGGGACAGGCACGACGGGATGCCACGGCTGGGTCCACGCACACCCGCAACGGGCACGCGCGAACGGCTGGATCGTGCCGGTGGAGAACCGCGCCGACCCGACCGAGATCCCCGTGCTCGTCTTCCCTGGCGTGTGGCAGATGCTCCTGCCGGACGGCACGACGAAGGGCATTCCATCCTCGGAAGCCCTGGAACTACTGGCCGTGTTCGGGCTGGTGAAAACGGGAGAGGTGACCATCTGA
- a CDS encoding helix-turn-helix domain-containing protein translates to MARANLKVTQMMDVLHVTRPTAYRLYHGARPYNLQQIDQLAAWIGVEVDDLIREKTP, encoded by the coding sequence ATGGCACGTGCGAATCTCAAGGTCACCCAGATGATGGACGTGCTCCACGTGACACGTCCCACGGCGTACCGCCTGTATCACGGCGCGCGACCGTACAACCTTCAGCAGATCGATCAGCTCGCGGCGTGGATCGGCGTCGAGGTGGACGACCTCATCAGGGAGAAGACGCCGTGA
- a CDS encoding GNAT family N-acetyltransferase produces MLATDRVRLPHVPIPTRQGSSAAIPITHTATRQQVGLLVVTAAAHDAAYLAWYADPAHAGHGYISEAVRLLLPTLLEHRHRIIAVITPGNDRSRHLAQAVGFQYEGTARQARRDRHTWADVEVWSLLAADT; encoded by the coding sequence ATGCTCGCGACGGATCGGGTCCGACTGCCCCACGTGCCCATCCCGACCAGGCAAGGCTCATCCGCCGCGATCCCGATCACGCACACCGCAACCCGACAGCAGGTCGGCCTCCTCGTCGTCACCGCCGCCGCACACGACGCCGCCTACCTCGCCTGGTACGCCGACCCGGCGCACGCCGGCCACGGCTACATCAGCGAAGCCGTCCGCCTCCTGCTCCCCACCCTGCTCGAGCACCGACACCGCATCATCGCCGTCATCACCCCCGGCAACGACCGCTCCCGCCACCTCGCCCAAGCCGTCGGCTTCCAGTACGAAGGCACCGCACGCCAAGCCCGCCGCGACCGCCACACCTGGGCCGACGTCGAAGTCTGGTCCCTCCTCGCCGCCGACACGTGA
- a CDS encoding helix-turn-helix domain-containing protein: MTMTLMVRTCRPPLVDGDQPTYTIAAAARRVGRTRRTIRRWLDDGMPHRIVAGMVVIDHWDLLDAYRARVTEKRRNFRMI; the protein is encoded by the coding sequence GTGACGATGACCCTCATGGTGCGAACCTGCCGGCCGCCGCTCGTCGACGGCGACCAACCGACGTACACGATCGCGGCCGCAGCCCGCCGGGTCGGCCGCACCCGGCGCACCATCCGTCGCTGGCTCGACGACGGGATGCCGCACCGGATCGTGGCCGGCATGGTCGTCATCGACCACTGGGATCTGCTCGACGCGTACCGCGCCCGCGTCACCGAGAAGCGCCGAAACTTCCGCATGATTTGA